A single window of Nyctibius grandis isolate bNycGra1 chromosome Z, bNycGra1.pri, whole genome shotgun sequence DNA harbors:
- the LOC137675975 gene encoding fructose-1,6-bisphosphatase isozyme 2 isoform X1 gives MSDKTPFETDMLTLTRFVMEKGRRVKGATGELTQLLNSMLTAIKAISSAVRKAGLAHMFGIAGTVNVTGDEVKKLDVLSNSLVINMLQSSYSTCVLVTEENKEAIITPKDKRGKYVVCFDPLDGSSNIDCLAPIGTIFAIYKKETDNEPSEKDALQPGRNIVAAGYALYGSATLVALSTGQGVDCFMLDPGLGEFILVDRDVKIKKKGKVYSLNEGYAKYFDPAMTEYLQKKKFPEDGSSPYGARYVGSMVADVHRTLMYGGIFMYPANQKSPKGKLRLLYECNPMAFIIEQAGGMATTGTGAVLDVKPENIHQRVPLVLGSPDDVQEYLACVQKHQKSS, from the exons ATGTCTGACAAAACCCCCTTTGAAACGGATATGCTGACGCTGACACGGTTCGTGATGGAGAAGGGACGCCGCGTCAAAGGAGCGACAGGGGAGCTGACGCAGCTGCTCAACTCCATGCTGACTGCCATAAAGGCCATTTCCTCTGCAGTCAGAAAGGCAGGCCTTGCCCACAT GTTTGGTATAGCTGGCACTGTGAACGTGACGGGTGATGAAGTGAAGAAGCTGGACGTACTATCCAACTCCCTGGTGATTAATATGCTCCAGTCCTCCTACAGCACGTGCGTCCTGGTCACGGAGGAGAACAAGGAGGCCATCATCACCCCGAAAGACAAGCGG GGTAAATATGTGGTGTGCTTTGACCCCCTTGATGGCTCATCCAATATAGACTGCTTGGCACCGATAGGAACGATATTTGCTATCTACAAAAAG GAAACTGACAACGAGCCCTCTGAAAAAGATGCTTTGCAGCCCGGACGCAATATTGTTGCTGCAGGCTATGCCTTGTATGGCAGTGCTACGCTGGTCGCCCTCTCCACAGGGCAAGGAGTGGACTGCTTCATGCTCGATCCG GGCCTTGGTGAATTTATTTTGGTGGACAGAGATGTTAAAATCAAGAAGAAAGGCAAGGTATACAGTCTCAATGAAGGTTATGCGAAGTATTTTGATCCTGCAATGACAGAGTatttacaaaagaagaaattcccTGAG gATGGCAGTTCCCCATATGGTGCCAGATACGTGGGCTCCATGGTAGCTGATGTTCACCGTACATTGATGTATGGTGGGATCTTCATGTATCCTGCTAATCAGAAGAGTCCTAAAGGAAAG CTCCGACTTCTCTACGAGTGCAACCCTATGGCTTTCATCATTGAGCAGGCAGGTGGGATGGCGACTACAGGGACTGGGGCAGTGTTGGATGTGAAACCTGAGAATATTCACCAGAGAGTCCCTCTTGTCCTCGGTTCTCCAGATGACGTGCAGGAATACCTTGCTTGTGTACAGAAACACCAGAAGAGCAGCTAA
- the LOC137675975 gene encoding fructose-1,6-bisphosphatase isozyme 2 isoform X3 — MSDKTPFETDMLTLTRFVMEKGRRVKGATGELTQLLNSMLTAIKAISSAVRKAGLAHMFGIAGTVNVTGDEVKKLDVLSNSLVINMLQSSYSTCVLVTEENKEAIITPKDKRGKYVVCFDPLDGSSNIDCLAPIGTIFAIYKKETDNEPSEKDALQPGRNIVAAGYALYGSATLVALSTGQGVDCFMLDPGLGEFILVDRDVKIKKKGKVYSLNEGYAKYFDPAMTEYLQKKKFPEDGSSPYGARYVGSMVADVHRTLMYGGIFMYPANQKSPKGKRNISVP, encoded by the exons ATGTCTGACAAAACCCCCTTTGAAACGGATATGCTGACGCTGACACGGTTCGTGATGGAGAAGGGACGCCGCGTCAAAGGAGCGACAGGGGAGCTGACGCAGCTGCTCAACTCCATGCTGACTGCCATAAAGGCCATTTCCTCTGCAGTCAGAAAGGCAGGCCTTGCCCACAT GTTTGGTATAGCTGGCACTGTGAACGTGACGGGTGATGAAGTGAAGAAGCTGGACGTACTATCCAACTCCCTGGTGATTAATATGCTCCAGTCCTCCTACAGCACGTGCGTCCTGGTCACGGAGGAGAACAAGGAGGCCATCATCACCCCGAAAGACAAGCGG GGTAAATATGTGGTGTGCTTTGACCCCCTTGATGGCTCATCCAATATAGACTGCTTGGCACCGATAGGAACGATATTTGCTATCTACAAAAAG GAAACTGACAACGAGCCCTCTGAAAAAGATGCTTTGCAGCCCGGACGCAATATTGTTGCTGCAGGCTATGCCTTGTATGGCAGTGCTACGCTGGTCGCCCTCTCCACAGGGCAAGGAGTGGACTGCTTCATGCTCGATCCG GGCCTTGGTGAATTTATTTTGGTGGACAGAGATGTTAAAATCAAGAAGAAAGGCAAGGTATACAGTCTCAATGAAGGTTATGCGAAGTATTTTGATCCTGCAATGACAGAGTatttacaaaagaagaaattcccTGAG gATGGCAGTTCCCCATATGGTGCCAGATACGTGGGCTCCATGGTAGCTGATGTTCACCGTACATTGATGTATGGTGGGATCTTCATGTATCCTGCTAATCAGAAGAGTCCTAAAGGAAAG agaaacatttcagtACCATAG
- the LOC137675975 gene encoding fructose-1,6-bisphosphatase isozyme 2 isoform X2, with the protein MSDKTPFETDMLTLTRFVMEKGRRVKGATGELTQLLNSMLTAIKAISSAVRKAGLAHMFGIAGTVNVTGDEVKKLDVLSNSLVINMLQSSYSTCVLVTEENKEAIITPKDKRGKYVVCFDPLDGSSNIDCLAPIGTIFAIYKKETDNEPSEKDALQPGRNIVAAGYALYGSATLVALSTGQGVDCFMLDPGLGEFILVDRDVKIKKKGKVYSLNEGYAKYFDPAMTEYLQKKKFPEDGSSPYGARYVGSMVADVHRTLMYGGIFMYPANQKSPKGKGTQLTVTSPANTSFY; encoded by the exons ATGTCTGACAAAACCCCCTTTGAAACGGATATGCTGACGCTGACACGGTTCGTGATGGAGAAGGGACGCCGCGTCAAAGGAGCGACAGGGGAGCTGACGCAGCTGCTCAACTCCATGCTGACTGCCATAAAGGCCATTTCCTCTGCAGTCAGAAAGGCAGGCCTTGCCCACAT GTTTGGTATAGCTGGCACTGTGAACGTGACGGGTGATGAAGTGAAGAAGCTGGACGTACTATCCAACTCCCTGGTGATTAATATGCTCCAGTCCTCCTACAGCACGTGCGTCCTGGTCACGGAGGAGAACAAGGAGGCCATCATCACCCCGAAAGACAAGCGG GGTAAATATGTGGTGTGCTTTGACCCCCTTGATGGCTCATCCAATATAGACTGCTTGGCACCGATAGGAACGATATTTGCTATCTACAAAAAG GAAACTGACAACGAGCCCTCTGAAAAAGATGCTTTGCAGCCCGGACGCAATATTGTTGCTGCAGGCTATGCCTTGTATGGCAGTGCTACGCTGGTCGCCCTCTCCACAGGGCAAGGAGTGGACTGCTTCATGCTCGATCCG GGCCTTGGTGAATTTATTTTGGTGGACAGAGATGTTAAAATCAAGAAGAAAGGCAAGGTATACAGTCTCAATGAAGGTTATGCGAAGTATTTTGATCCTGCAATGACAGAGTatttacaaaagaagaaattcccTGAG gATGGCAGTTCCCCATATGGTGCCAGATACGTGGGCTCCATGGTAGCTGATGTTCACCGTACATTGATGTATGGTGGGATCTTCATGTATCCTGCTAATCAGAAGAGTCCTAAAGGAAAG GGTACTCAGCTTACTGTCACCAGCCCTGCAAACACAAGCTTCTACTAA